A genome region from Thermoanaerobacterium xylanolyticum LX-11 includes the following:
- the yajC gene encoding preprotein translocase subunit YajC produces MNAQTIYLIGEIVIFMAIFYFLLILPQQRREKKEKAMIDALKPGDEILTKSGIYGKILNIKDDAITIEVGADKVKLKIAKWSVGKVLSSQSENK; encoded by the coding sequence ATGAACGCTCAAACGATTTATTTAATTGGCGAAATTGTAATTTTTATGGCAATTTTTTACTTTCTATTGATATTGCCACAGCAGAGAAGGGAAAAGAAAGAGAAAGCTATGATTGATGCATTAAAACCTGGTGACGAGATTCTTACAAAAAGCGGTATCTACGGCAAGATATTAAACATAAAAGACGATGCGATTACGATTGAAGTAGGCGCCGATAAAGTCAAATTAAAGATAGCCAAATGGTCTGTAGGAAAAGTATTAAGTTCACAAAGCGAAAACAAATAA
- a CDS encoding IS110 family transposase: MDISLDDVKVHILDQDGIDACSRFSIDNNPSGCNILVSHILDCCNKYNIQKVFIGLESTSVYGWHIQYYLADHASLKPFNPSVTTFNANTVKAFKKSLGNLPKNDWVDAFVIAEKLRFGRLPKSCPVDFRYLALQRLTRHRFHIVDSIVREKNYFLSNLFLKFSGLCQTKVFSNNFGTTATEIFNEFLTLDDIAARPLEDLVAFLVDKGRDHFNDPNATAKLLQEAVRKSYRINANVNDSLNFVIKSCLDNIQYLEKQKKASEKTIANEVKGFKNQFLCLTSVNGIGPTIAAGLISEIGGISRFDNDNALAKFSGIYWSEYQSADFKAEDTYLKRTGNEYLRYYFIQAADQLRKYCPEFSQYYARKFNESKTHKHKRALVLTARKAVRLVFALLREEKLYKPPAMKGDDCKE, translated from the coding sequence ATGGATATAAGCTTGGATGATGTCAAGGTTCATATTCTCGACCAAGACGGCATTGATGCTTGCTCTCGTTTTTCTATAGATAATAATCCTTCTGGTTGCAATATTTTAGTGTCTCATATATTGGATTGTTGTAATAAATACAACATTCAGAAGGTTTTTATTGGCCTAGAATCTACTTCAGTCTATGGTTGGCATATTCAGTATTATTTAGCTGACCATGCTTCTTTGAAGCCTTTTAATCCTTCTGTAACTACTTTTAATGCTAATACTGTCAAGGCTTTTAAAAAGTCTCTTGGCAATTTGCCTAAGAATGACTGGGTTGATGCTTTTGTCATTGCTGAAAAATTAAGGTTTGGAAGGCTTCCTAAATCTTGTCCTGTAGATTTTAGATACCTTGCTCTCCAAAGGCTTACCCGCCATCGCTTTCACATTGTTGATAGTATTGTCAGAGAGAAAAATTATTTCCTAAGCAATCTGTTTCTTAAATTTAGTGGCTTATGTCAAACTAAAGTTTTTAGCAATAATTTTGGTACGACTGCTACTGAAATATTTAATGAGTTTTTAACTCTTGATGATATTGCGGCTCGACCGCTTGAAGATCTTGTTGCCTTTTTAGTTGATAAAGGTAGAGACCACTTTAATGACCCTAATGCTACAGCTAAATTACTCCAAGAGGCTGTACGCAAATCTTATAGAATTAACGCTAATGTAAATGATTCTTTGAATTTTGTTATCAAGTCTTGTCTTGATAATATACAGTATCTTGAAAAGCAGAAGAAAGCTTCTGAAAAGACCATTGCCAATGAAGTCAAAGGATTTAAGAATCAATTTCTTTGTCTTACTTCAGTAAATGGCATTGGTCCAACTATAGCAGCTGGCCTAATATCTGAGATAGGCGGAATATCAAGGTTTGATAATGATAATGCTCTTGCAAAGTTTTCCGGCATATATTGGTCAGAATACCAGTCTGCGGATTTTAAAGCGGAGGACACTTATTTAAAACGCACTGGTAATGAGTATCTCAGATATTACTTTATTCAAGCAGCCGACCAACTTAGGAAATATTGTCCTGAGTTTTCACAATACTATGCTCGCAAATTTAATGAAAGTAAAACTCATAAACACAAACGTGCTTTAGTTTTAACGGCACGCAAAGCTGTAAGGTTAGTCTTTGCTCTGCTGCGCGAAGAAAAACTTTATAAACCACCAGCAATGAAAGGAGATGATTGTAAAGAATAA
- the tgt gene encoding tRNA guanosine(34) transglycosylase Tgt: MTAIKYDLLKREKNTKARLGVLHTPHGDIETPVFMPVGTQATVKAMTPEELKEIGANIILSNTYHLYLRPGHELIKKAGGLHKFMNWDRAILTDSGGFQVFSLGPLRKITEEGVEFRSHIDGSRHFLTPEKVIEIENALGADIIMSFDECAPYPADYGYVKNSMELTLRWAKRGKEAHKNTDKQALFGIVQGGTYDDLRKECANRLVDMDFPGYSIGGLSVGEEKQLMYHVVDLTTDYLPQDKPRYLMGVGSPDDLIEGVIRGVDMFDCVLPTRIARNGTVLTSTGRLIVRDAPHAEEFIPLDAECDCYTCKNFSRAYIRHLFKANEILAARLATIHNLRFLTRLMEDIRNAIKQDKLLEFKSQFYKKYGYKYFGNMSRGD, translated from the coding sequence ATGACGGCTATAAAATACGACTTATTAAAAAGAGAAAAAAATACAAAAGCAAGACTGGGAGTACTTCACACTCCACATGGGGATATTGAGACACCGGTTTTTATGCCAGTTGGCACTCAAGCAACTGTGAAGGCCATGACTCCTGAGGAACTTAAAGAAATTGGGGCTAATATAATATTGAGCAATACATATCATTTATATTTAAGGCCGGGACATGAGCTTATAAAAAAAGCTGGCGGATTGCATAAATTTATGAATTGGGATAGAGCTATACTGACTGACAGCGGTGGATTTCAAGTGTTTAGCTTAGGACCACTTAGGAAAATCACGGAAGAAGGAGTCGAATTTCGTTCACATATAGACGGTTCAAGGCATTTTTTGACGCCAGAAAAAGTGATAGAAATAGAAAATGCATTAGGTGCAGACATTATAATGTCTTTTGACGAGTGTGCGCCATATCCCGCTGATTATGGTTATGTAAAAAATTCTATGGAATTGACATTAAGATGGGCTAAAAGAGGGAAAGAAGCACATAAAAATACGGACAAACAAGCGCTTTTTGGTATTGTGCAAGGTGGTACTTACGATGACTTGAGAAAAGAATGTGCAAATAGATTAGTTGATATGGATTTTCCGGGATATTCTATAGGTGGATTAAGCGTTGGCGAAGAAAAACAATTGATGTATCATGTGGTAGATCTAACTACAGATTATCTTCCTCAAGATAAACCTCGATATCTGATGGGTGTTGGAAGTCCAGATGATTTGATAGAAGGTGTAATAAGAGGAGTCGATATGTTTGATTGTGTTTTGCCTACACGTATAGCGAGAAATGGAACAGTTCTAACCAGCACAGGTAGGCTTATAGTAAGAGATGCTCCACATGCTGAAGAGTTTATTCCATTAGATGCCGAATGTGATTGCTATACATGTAAAAACTTTTCAAGGGCATACATAAGGCATCTTTTTAAAGCTAATGAAATTTTAGCAGCAAGGCTTGCAACAATTCACAATTTGAGGTTTTTAACGAGACTTATGGAGGACATTAGAAATGCTATAAAGCAAGACAAGCTGCTTGAATTTAAATCACAATTTTATAAAAAATACGGGTACAAGTATTTCGGTAATATGTCAAGGGGTGATTAA
- the queA gene encoding tRNA preQ1(34) S-adenosylmethionine ribosyltransferase-isomerase QueA produces MNLHEFYYDLPEELIAQEPLQNRDESRLMVLNKDTGEIKHDIFKNILTYLKPNDVLVLNDTKVIPARLYGVREDTGGKIEFVLLKRLGIDEWEILVKPGRRAKIGSKFIFGNGELKALILSDTDAGGRIVRFSYEGVFEEVLDKLGEMPIPPYIKKKLKDKNMYQTVYAKHEGSAAAPTAGLHFTNELLDKIREFGVKTVFITLHVGLGTFRPVKEEVIENHKMHSEFYIVNEDAADAINAARKAGGRIISVGTTSTRTLETVADDDGIIHAGSGWTDIFIYPGYKYKAIDGIITNFHLPESTLIMMISAFAGKENVMNAYKTAIENKYRFYSFGDAMLII; encoded by the coding sequence ATGAATTTGCACGAATTTTACTACGATTTACCTGAAGAGCTTATCGCACAAGAACCTCTTCAAAATCGCGATGAATCAAGATTGATGGTTTTAAATAAAGATACAGGTGAAATAAAGCATGATATTTTTAAAAATATATTAACCTATTTGAAACCAAATGATGTTCTTGTGCTAAATGATACAAAGGTAATACCAGCAAGATTATACGGCGTTAGAGAGGACACTGGGGGAAAAATAGAATTTGTTCTTTTAAAAAGACTTGGAATTGATGAATGGGAAATATTAGTAAAACCAGGACGAAGAGCCAAAATAGGTTCTAAGTTTATTTTTGGCAATGGAGAACTGAAAGCTTTAATATTATCAGATACAGATGCTGGCGGGAGAATTGTGAGATTTAGCTATGAAGGTGTTTTTGAGGAAGTGCTTGATAAACTGGGTGAGATGCCTATACCGCCATACATAAAGAAAAAATTGAAAGATAAAAACATGTATCAGACAGTGTACGCAAAACATGAAGGTTCTGCTGCAGCTCCTACTGCTGGACTTCACTTTACAAATGAGCTTTTAGATAAGATAAGAGAATTTGGAGTTAAGACGGTTTTTATAACGCTTCATGTAGGGCTGGGTACATTTAGACCTGTCAAAGAGGAAGTAATTGAGAACCATAAGATGCACTCTGAATTTTATATAGTGAATGAAGATGCAGCGGATGCGATTAATGCTGCCAGAAAGGCAGGTGGCAGGATAATATCAGTCGGTACTACATCTACTCGAACTTTAGAGACTGTTGCCGATGATGATGGAATTATTCACGCTGGCAGCGGGTGGACTGACATTTTTATTTATCCTGGATATAAGTATAAAGCAATAGATGGCATAATAACAAATTTTCATTTGCCTGAATCAACGCTTATCATGATGATCTCTGCATTTGCTGGAAAGGAGAATGTCATGAATGCCTACAAGACTGCCATAGAAAATAAATATAGATTTTATAGTTTTGGCGATGCTATGCTAATTATTTGA
- a CDS encoding SpoIID/LytB domain-containing protein: MRFKKFVSFFLLFTLVLMSTVSYVNASVNMPSLIKIGLFYASNSLPSYSIVSSSGFKVGVDDGAGNVKTIYNISYNNVQVIKDDNFYLQEGNFSDQAMADSQQTKLSSDVSNSVVGYDGNYHIYIGPYLSQSDATAAMNSLKSKFSDVKLVSPNNHIVIVQNGKSVFLDAASNQIYLMDTSGDGPISINGKRYRGYFEFIRQQNSDMTAINVLPLEEYLYGVVPAEMPASWNIEALKAQAVAARTYAVYNIGEYSKYGFDLTDDVNCQVYNGYDGENPNTNKAVDDTKGVIAIYNGQPIEAIFHSHSGGYTEDSENVYTNSVPYLRGVEDKYVFGYNEAIDNWTVSVTADSVAQKLKSSGIDIGNITNIQVTSKSWTGRAIQVTIYGDKGNYVLSKNDIRNFFGLKSNMITISGNGSASNSNTTYIQSQQGIVSKSLSGLAVMSASGQKIVENNDLYILGQSKTIKITSQNGSSTIFTINGSGYGHGVGLSQYGARGMADHGYNYIDILKYYYKGIYVYDTINNKAL; encoded by the coding sequence GTGAGGTTTAAAAAGTTTGTTTCGTTTTTCTTACTTTTTACACTTGTTTTGATGAGTACTGTAAGCTATGTAAACGCCAGTGTAAATATGCCGTCTTTGATAAAAATAGGGCTTTTTTATGCTTCTAATTCGTTGCCGTCTTATTCAATAGTTTCTTCAAGCGGATTCAAAGTAGGCGTAGACGATGGTGCTGGCAATGTAAAAACAATATACAATATTTCATATAACAATGTTCAGGTAATAAAAGATGACAACTTTTACTTGCAAGAAGGCAATTTTTCCGATCAAGCGATGGCTGACAGCCAACAAACAAAGCTAAGCTCTGATGTTTCAAATTCAGTTGTAGGATATGATGGCAATTATCATATTTACATTGGTCCGTATTTAAGTCAATCTGATGCAACTGCAGCAATGAATAGCCTTAAATCTAAATTTTCGGATGTTAAGTTGGTATCTCCAAACAATCATATAGTAATAGTTCAAAATGGGAAATCTGTATTTTTAGATGCAGCAAGTAATCAGATTTATCTTATGGACACGTCTGGTGATGGACCAATATCTATTAATGGGAAAAGATACAGAGGGTACTTTGAATTCATAAGGCAACAGAATAGCGACATGACTGCGATAAACGTTTTGCCGCTGGAGGAGTATTTATATGGTGTTGTTCCTGCAGAAATGCCTGCCTCGTGGAACATAGAAGCTTTAAAAGCACAGGCTGTAGCGGCAAGAACTTATGCAGTGTACAATATTGGGGAATACAGCAAATATGGATTTGATTTGACAGATGATGTAAATTGCCAAGTATACAATGGATACGATGGAGAAAATCCAAATACAAATAAGGCTGTTGATGATACAAAAGGAGTAATAGCAATATACAATGGTCAGCCTATAGAAGCTATATTCCATTCACATAGTGGCGGTTATACAGAAGATAGTGAAAATGTCTATACAAATAGCGTTCCCTATCTAAGAGGTGTTGAAGATAAGTATGTTTTCGGGTATAATGAAGCCATTGACAATTGGACTGTAAGTGTTACCGCTGATTCTGTTGCTCAAAAGTTAAAAAGTAGTGGCATTGATATAGGTAATATTACAAATATTCAAGTGACCAGCAAGAGTTGGACTGGCAGGGCTATACAGGTAACGATTTATGGAGATAAAGGTAATTATGTTTTAAGTAAAAATGATATAAGAAATTTTTTTGGACTTAAAAGCAATATGATAACAATAAGTGGAAATGGTAGTGCTTCAAATAGCAATACTACTTATATTCAGTCACAACAGGGCATTGTCAGTAAATCATTGTCTGGTTTAGCAGTCATGTCTGCGAGTGGGCAAAAGATTGTTGAGAACAACGATTTGTACATTTTAGGACAAAGCAAAACGATTAAAATTACCAGCCAAAATGGATCGTCTACTATATTTACTATAAATGGCAGTGGATACGGACATGGCGTTGGGCTGAGCCAATATGGAGCTCGTGGAATGGCAGATCATGGGTATAATTATATAGACATATTAAAATACTACTATAAAGGAATCTATGTTTATGATACAATAAACAATAAGGCTTTATAA
- a CDS encoding DUF2905 domain-containing protein produces MFQEFGKMLIGIGIVLTIVGLILFFGGKFGIGHLPGDIVFKKGNFTFYFPLMSSIILSVVLTLILWLFRK; encoded by the coding sequence ATGTTTCAGGAATTTGGGAAAATGTTGATTGGCATAGGCATAGTGCTTACAATAGTTGGTTTAATATTATTTTTTGGCGGAAAGTTTGGAATTGGACATTTGCCTGGTGATATTGTATTTAAAAAAGGCAATTTTACTTTTTACTTTCCATTGATGTCGTCAATAATTTTAAGCGTTGTTTTGACTTTAATATTATGGCTTTTTAGAAAATAA
- the ruvB gene encoding Holliday junction branch migration DNA helicase RuvB — protein MEERILTQNFTPEDASEYSLRPKRLSEYIGQMKIKEELKIYIEAAKMRSEPLDHVLLFGPPGLGKTTLANIISNEMGVGIRITSGPAIERAGDLAAILTNLQENDILFIDEIHRLNRSVEEILYPAMEDFELDIIIGKGPSARSLRLDLPHFTLIGATTRAGLMTSPLRDRFGVIMRLEFYSVEELSEIIKRSSAILNIGINDEAAYELGRRSRGTPRIANRLLKRVRDFAQVKGNGFIDFHIAKDALDMLGVDDMGLEHIDRKMLKSIIEKFSGGPVGIDTIAASIGEESDTIEDVYEPYLMQIGFLNRTPRGRIATKLAYEYLNYSLPE, from the coding sequence ATGGAGGAGAGGATTTTAACGCAGAATTTTACGCCGGAAGACGCCTCCGAGTATTCTTTACGGCCAAAAAGATTGTCTGAATACATAGGACAGATGAAGATTAAAGAGGAACTAAAAATTTACATAGAGGCAGCTAAGATGAGAAGTGAACCATTAGACCATGTACTGCTTTTTGGACCACCTGGTCTTGGCAAAACTACACTTGCCAACATTATATCAAATGAGATGGGTGTTGGCATTAGAATAACTTCGGGACCAGCCATAGAAAGAGCAGGAGATTTAGCAGCGATACTTACTAACCTACAAGAAAATGATATTCTTTTTATTGATGAAATACACAGGCTTAATAGAAGTGTGGAAGAAATTTTATATCCAGCTATGGAAGACTTTGAATTAGATATAATAATTGGAAAAGGACCAAGTGCAAGATCACTGCGGCTCGATTTGCCACATTTTACTCTTATAGGAGCGACGACAAGGGCTGGACTGATGACTTCTCCATTAAGGGACAGATTTGGTGTAATCATGAGGTTGGAGTTTTATTCTGTTGAAGAATTAAGCGAGATCATAAAAAGGTCATCAGCTATATTGAATATAGGTATCAATGATGAGGCTGCTTATGAGCTGGGTCGCCGTTCCAGGGGAACGCCAAGGATAGCAAATAGGCTTTTAAAGAGAGTTAGAGATTTTGCTCAAGTGAAGGGCAATGGCTTTATTGATTTTCATATAGCAAAAGATGCCCTTGATATGTTGGGCGTAGATGATATGGGACTTGAGCATATAGATAGAAAAATGTTAAAATCTATCATCGAGAAATTTTCTGGAGGGCCTGTCGGCATTGACACTATTGCGGCTTCAATTGGTGAAGAAAGCGATACGATTGAAGATGTTTATGAACCATATTTGATGCAGATTGGATTTTTAAACAGGACTCCAAGGGGTAGGATAGCGACAAAATTGGCTTATGAGTATCTCAATTACAGCTTACCTGAGTGA
- the ruvA gene encoding Holliday junction branch migration protein RuvA produces MIDYIKGHIVEKGIDYVVIETLGIGFKIIVPRSTLSHLTNTSEIIKLYTYMHVKEDGFQLYGFLTTNEVEIFKKLIAVNGVGPKAAVSILSTISIEGFYDAIRNSDSKAIEKSPGIGKKTAQRIILELKDKLTFAHDVKLDDLSNDVVDALLSLGYTKQESIKALEGVDCSNLESALKEALKKLMK; encoded by the coding sequence ATGATAGATTACATAAAGGGTCATATTGTTGAAAAAGGCATTGACTACGTTGTTATTGAAACGCTTGGCATAGGTTTTAAAATAATAGTGCCAAGGAGCACTTTAAGTCACTTGACAAATACAAGTGAGATAATTAAGCTTTATACATATATGCATGTTAAAGAGGATGGATTTCAACTTTATGGATTTTTGACGACAAATGAAGTGGAGATTTTTAAAAAATTGATAGCTGTAAATGGCGTTGGACCTAAAGCAGCAGTTTCAATATTGTCGACAATTTCCATTGAAGGTTTTTATGATGCCATAAGAAACAGCGATTCAAAGGCTATAGAAAAGTCACCAGGCATTGGCAAAAAAACTGCACAGCGGATTATATTGGAGCTTAAAGACAAGTTAACATTTGCTCATGATGTAAAACTTGATGATTTGTCAAATGATGTGGTTGATGCGCTGTTATCACTTGGATATACAAAACAAGAGTCTATAAAAGCATTAGAGGGAGTGGACTGTTCAAATTTAGAGTCTGCTTTAAAAGAGGCATTGAAAAAGCTTATGAAATAA